The following proteins are co-located in the Campylobacter concisus genome:
- a CDS encoding ribose-phosphate pyrophosphokinase, producing MRGYKIFSGTANIELSKKISQYLSLPLSEASIKRFSDGEISVQIGESVRGKDVFVIQPTCAPTNTNLMELLILTDALRRSSASSITAIVPYFGYARQDRKAAPRVPITAKLVANMMQTAGIDRVVTMDLHAGQIQGFFDIPVDNLYGSIIFNDYVRAKNLPNPIVASPDVGGVARARALAKNLNLDMVIVDKRREKANESEVMNIIGDVNGKDVILVDDMIDTAGTIVKAAEIFKERGATSVMAFCTHPVLSGPAYDRLRLGFLDELVVTDTIPLAEELPCIKVLSAASLFGEVIRRVYHNESVNSLF from the coding sequence ATGAGAGGCTATAAAATTTTCTCAGGAACGGCTAATATTGAGCTTTCAAAGAAAATTTCGCAATATCTTTCACTTCCTCTTAGCGAGGCAAGTATAAAAAGATTTAGCGATGGAGAGATCAGCGTGCAAATCGGCGAGAGCGTGCGTGGAAAAGATGTTTTTGTCATTCAGCCAACATGTGCACCGACAAATACAAATTTAATGGAGCTACTTATCTTAACTGACGCTTTAAGACGTAGTAGCGCAAGCTCTATAACAGCGATTGTGCCGTATTTTGGCTACGCTAGACAAGATAGAAAAGCAGCTCCTAGAGTGCCGATCACTGCAAAACTAGTGGCAAATATGATGCAAACAGCAGGTATCGATAGAGTCGTCACTATGGATCTTCACGCAGGACAAATTCAAGGATTTTTTGATATTCCGGTTGATAACCTTTATGGAAGTATCATTTTTAATGACTACGTAAGAGCTAAAAATTTACCAAATCCAATCGTTGCAAGCCCTGATGTAGGTGGCGTGGCTCGTGCTAGAGCCTTGGCTAAAAATCTAAATCTTGACATGGTTATCGTAGATAAGCGCCGCGAAAAAGCAAACGAGAGCGAAGTGATGAATATAATCGGTGACGTAAATGGCAAAGACGTGATCTTGGTTGATGATATGATAGATACAGCTGGTACGATCGTAAAAGCAGCTGAAATTTTTAAAGAGCGTGGCGCAACTAGCGTTATGGCGTTTTGTACGCACCCAGTCCTTAGCGGGCCAGCTTACGATAGGCTAAGACTAGGCTTTTTAGATGAACTAGTGGTAACAGATACGATACCTTTAGCAGAGGAGCTTCCTTGTATAAAAGTGCTAAGTGCTGCTTCTTTATTTGGCGAAGTGATACGCCGTGTATATCACAATGAAAGCGTAAATAGCTTATTTTAA
- a CDS encoding DUF488 domain-containing protein — MFKAYRIYDFIKDDSLDMKAAFVDRLYPRGIRKEIFSNFLWLKDITPSTALREWFHEDREARFDEFCEKFELELDNEKAQSCFKMLKKLEKEHGDIALLTASKDINLCHIVVLLKILNK, encoded by the coding sequence ATGTTTAAAGCTTATAGAATTTATGATTTTATCAAAGATGATAGTTTGGATATGAAGGCGGCTTTTGTTGATAGACTCTATCCAAGAGGCATAAGAAAAGAGATATTTTCAAATTTTCTTTGGTTAAAAGATATCACACCAAGCACTGCTTTAAGAGAGTGGTTTCATGAAGATAGAGAAGCTAGATTTGATGAGTTTTGTGAGAAATTTGAGCTCGAGCTTGATAATGAAAAAGCGCAATCTTGCTTTAAAATGCTAAAGAAACTAGAAAAAGAGCATGGCGATATAGCACTTCTAACAGCTAGCAAAGATATAAATCTTTGCCATATCGTTGTGTTATTAAAAATTTTAAATAAGTAG
- the tilS gene encoding tRNA lysidine(34) synthetase TilS: MISQNVREKLNPGANLLAFSHGIDSTALFYILEKAGIKFDLAMVDYNVREQSKNEIKSAKELADKFGKKIYTKSVFLDKSNFEKNAREVRYEFFGEICQKFGYENLILAHQFDDKFEWFLMQLSKGAGLKELFGMSELEKRKHFWLVRPLLNLRKKELQNYLDERNLRYFIDETNLKGEFKRSFMRLNFSEPFLDRYFIGVQKSFEFLEADRQILMPNITKISDEIFIIKNDSNAIRGVDMAAKELNVLLSKAQKDELSANLAKQTSVVLSGKIAVGYADTYLLVTPFCKTIMPKFFKEKARILKIPAINRGYLFAINFDLSKIKF, translated from the coding sequence ATGATAAGCCAAAATGTGCGAGAAAAGCTAAACCCAGGTGCAAACCTGCTTGCATTCTCGCACGGTATAGATAGCACTGCACTTTTTTACATTTTAGAAAAGGCTGGGATCAAATTTGATCTAGCGATGGTTGATTACAATGTTCGAGAGCAAAGTAAAAACGAGATAAAAAGCGCAAAAGAGCTCGCAGATAAATTTGGTAAAAAAATTTATACCAAAAGCGTTTTTTTAGATAAGTCAAATTTTGAAAAAAATGCGCGCGAGGTAAGATATGAATTTTTTGGAGAAATTTGCCAAAAATTTGGCTACGAAAATTTAATCCTAGCTCATCAGTTTGACGATAAATTTGAGTGGTTTTTGATGCAACTTAGTAAGGGTGCTGGACTAAAAGAGCTCTTTGGCATGAGCGAGCTTGAAAAGAGAAAGCACTTTTGGCTAGTTAGGCCGCTTTTAAATTTACGCAAAAAAGAGCTTCAAAACTATCTTGATGAGAGAAATTTACGCTATTTTATCGATGAGACAAATTTAAAAGGTGAGTTTAAAAGAAGCTTCATGAGGCTAAATTTTAGTGAGCCATTTTTGGATAGATATTTTATTGGCGTGCAAAAGAGCTTTGAGTTTTTAGAAGCCGATAGACAAATTTTAATGCCAAATATCACAAAAATAAGTGATGAAATTTTTATCATAAAAAATGATAGTAATGCGATACGAGGTGTCGATATGGCGGCAAAAGAGCTAAACGTGCTTCTAAGCAAAGCTCAAAAAGATGAGCTAAGTGCAAATTTAGCAAAGCAAACAAGCGTGGTGCTAAGCGGCAAGATCGCTGTCGGATACGCAGATACTTACCTTCTAGTAACTCCATTTTGTAAAACCATAATGCCAAAATTTTTTAAAGAGAAGGCTAGAATTTTAAAAATTCCAGCTATAAATAGAGGCTATCTTTTTGCTATAAATTTTGATTTATCAAAAATTAAATTCTAA